The Devosia sp. SD17-2 genome includes a region encoding these proteins:
- a CDS encoding cellulose biosynthesis cyclic di-GMP-binding regulatory protein BcsB has translation MIDRTLLAGLLLSVAMVPALAQPAPFDMTPESGLVPPAPIPTVPVPVEVAPEPAPAVHTRYLLPTPSVRLAGEESRHAIVFYLTQAEAESAARLSLSYLNAVMVAPEFSSLGFSINQTSVSRTPIAASSARSAVSVGIPAGLLRPGPNILEIHASQRHRTDCTIQSTYELWTDLTSDGLQLHFDSPEIAGISQLADLAAVGVGVDGHTRLRVLAGDLGDAQTMSAALRLIQQMAIALRVADPRIEIVDALSATAEPGVLDVVIGTAQSLPAELAEMSGAAASGPLVTMASLASGAPTLVLSGPDWASIARSGNDLVAAAPASSSRPRVDLGYPVPLMEGGSAIELAALGANTVEFNGRRFTTRFQFELPPDFYSYRYGNAELALDAAYSSDVQPGSEIDIYTNGQIASATPLLQTDGGLLRNTIIRVPMTNLRPGRNEVDIAVNLNTTSDQACPVGWTGDAPTRFVFSGSSKLRLSEYARAAALPDLRLLTGAAWPYVLDEDVPIAVGQDTESETAALTLAARLATASGKITPLTVTSDTQLAADRNVLVVKPVASITGDILARTGLSDGRAGGIGRDASVLDQFASETIARPLPGALDWFLDRVGLQIDDLRVLPERDQAVGINNSVVLAQARQSEGGIWTVLTAADGPRLVSGINQLVETRHWREINGRASTIAPTDETITATSAANPVLDVTSFSLTNLRLVAANWFSANILMFTALITAACVLLMIATSLMLKQLGRRQ, from the coding sequence ATGATTGATCGTACCCTGCTCGCCGGCTTGTTGCTCTCTGTTGCCATGGTGCCCGCCCTGGCCCAGCCTGCGCCGTTCGACATGACGCCCGAAAGTGGCCTCGTTCCGCCCGCGCCGATCCCGACCGTCCCCGTGCCGGTAGAAGTCGCTCCCGAACCGGCCCCGGCCGTCCACACGCGCTATCTCCTGCCCACGCCCAGCGTGCGCCTCGCCGGCGAAGAGAGCCGCCACGCCATCGTCTTCTATCTGACCCAGGCCGAAGCCGAGAGCGCAGCGCGGCTGAGCCTGAGCTATCTCAACGCCGTGATGGTGGCACCGGAGTTCTCGAGCCTCGGCTTTTCCATCAACCAGACCTCGGTGTCCCGTACGCCGATCGCCGCCTCCTCGGCCCGGAGCGCGGTCAGCGTCGGCATTCCCGCAGGCCTCTTGCGGCCCGGCCCCAATATCCTCGAGATCCACGCCTCCCAGCGGCATCGGACGGACTGCACCATTCAGTCCACCTATGAACTCTGGACCGACCTGACCTCCGACGGCCTGCAACTTCATTTCGACAGTCCCGAGATTGCCGGCATCAGCCAGCTGGCCGATCTCGCCGCGGTCGGCGTTGGTGTTGATGGCCACACTCGGCTCCGAGTGCTGGCCGGTGACCTCGGCGATGCACAGACCATGAGCGCGGCGCTCCGGCTGATCCAGCAGATGGCGATTGCCCTGCGCGTGGCCGATCCGCGGATCGAGATTGTCGATGCGCTTTCTGCCACGGCTGAGCCCGGTGTGCTCGACGTCGTCATCGGCACGGCCCAATCCCTGCCGGCCGAATTGGCTGAGATGAGTGGCGCGGCCGCCTCAGGGCCTCTGGTTACCATGGCTTCTCTGGCGAGCGGCGCGCCGACCCTGGTCCTGTCCGGCCCCGACTGGGCAAGCATCGCCCGCAGCGGGAATGATCTTGTTGCCGCCGCACCGGCCTCGTCCTCCCGTCCGCGCGTCGATCTCGGCTATCCCGTGCCGCTGATGGAAGGCGGCTCGGCGATCGAGCTGGCGGCGCTCGGCGCCAATACGGTCGAGTTCAACGGACGGCGCTTTACCACGCGCTTCCAGTTCGAACTGCCGCCCGATTTCTACTCCTATCGCTATGGCAATGCCGAGCTGGCGCTCGACGCCGCCTATTCGTCCGACGTTCAGCCGGGCAGCGAAATCGACATCTACACCAATGGCCAGATCGCCTCGGCCACGCCGTTGCTGCAGACCGACGGCGGGCTGTTGCGCAACACGATCATCCGCGTGCCGATGACCAATCTGCGTCCCGGCCGCAACGAGGTCGATATCGCGGTCAATCTGAACACGACCTCGGATCAGGCGTGCCCGGTCGGCTGGACCGGCGACGCCCCGACGCGTTTTGTCTTTTCCGGCAGCTCGAAACTGCGTCTGTCCGAATATGCCCGGGCCGCGGCGCTGCCCGACCTGCGCCTGCTTACCGGCGCCGCCTGGCCCTATGTGCTGGACGAAGACGTACCGATAGCTGTGGGGCAGGACACGGAGTCCGAAACGGCGGCCCTGACGCTGGCAGCGCGCCTCGCTACTGCCTCGGGCAAAATCACGCCGCTGACGGTCACCTCCGATACCCAGCTGGCGGCTGACCGCAATGTGCTGGTGGTCAAGCCTGTCGCCTCCATCACCGGCGACATCCTCGCCCGCACGGGTCTCTCCGATGGACGCGCGGGCGGCATCGGGCGAGATGCTTCCGTGCTCGACCAGTTTGCCTCCGAAACCATTGCCCGCCCCTTGCCGGGGGCACTCGACTGGTTCCTCGACCGGGTTGGCCTCCAGATCGACGATCTGCGCGTCCTGCCGGAGCGGGATCAGGCCGTGGGGATCAATAATTCGGTCGTTCTGGCTCAGGCTCGCCAGTCTGAAGGCGGGATCTGGACCGTTCTCACCGCAGCCGATGGCCCGCGCCTCGTATCGGGGATCAACCAGCTGGTCGAGACCCGCCACTGGCGCGAGATCAATGGACGAGCCAGTACCATTGCCCCGACCGACGAGACGATCACGGCAACTTCGGCTGCCAATCCCGTGCTCGACGTCACATCCTTCTCGCTGACCAATCTGCGGCTCGTCGCTGCAAATTGGTTCTCCGCCAACATTTTGATGTTCACCGCACTGATTACGGCCGCGTGCGTTCTGCTGATGATCGCGACATCTCTCATGCTCAAACAGCTCGGACGCAGGCAATGA
- the bcsA gene encoding UDP-forming cellulose synthase catalytic subunit, producing MSKPLTIFIWLVMALAMLVIITIPVSLQVHLVMAVLFLLFMAVIKLLRLDGNWRLLLLTFGTVIVLRYAFWRTTSTIPPIDQWADFIPGLILYLAEMYCILMLFLSLFVVVRPIPPRPSVRLRPDDPVPFVDVFIPTYNEDYDLLAGTLAAAKGMDYPVDRFKVWLLDDGATEAKRNSSDPDAAVEAQERYDQLRQLCDELGCHYLTRARNEHAKAGNLNNGLAHSSGEFVAVFDADHAPARDFLQETVPYFAGDHRLFLVQTPHFFLNPDPVERNLRTFEVMPSENEMFYGIIQRGLDRWNAAFFCGSAALLRREALEVTNGFAGRSITEDCETALELHSRGWNSIYVDRPLVAGLQPATFSSFIGQRSRWAQGMMQIMLFSFPLFKPGLRLAQRLAYLSSTMFWLFPLPRIIFLFAPLFYLFFDLQIFTASGGEFAAYTLTYFFANLVMQNSLFGRWRWPWISELYEYIQSVHLLGAILSVLRNPSKPTFNVTAKDESVDTSRLSELARPFYLIFLLLVITVGMTVFKIFNEPYQAEITMVVGGWNLFNLILAGCALGVVSERREVRASRRVAVERRCEVQGADGTWSKGTIVNVSSGGLALRLPAGPLGLARGAPTAIRFTPLSDTGGNEMSVVVRSTGSEGKGAMLGCRFTPQRGQDYRLIADLLYANSATWAQRQKSRQVNIGILRGTARFLGQALYQTGRGLGYLLRFGSKRSGAHD from the coding sequence ATGTCCAAACCACTGACCATCTTCATCTGGCTGGTCATGGCTCTCGCCATGCTTGTCATCATCACCATACCGGTGAGCCTGCAGGTTCACCTGGTCATGGCGGTCTTGTTCCTGCTGTTCATGGCAGTGATCAAGCTGTTGCGGCTCGACGGCAACTGGCGACTGCTGCTTTTGACCTTCGGCACGGTTATCGTGCTGCGCTACGCGTTCTGGCGCACCACCAGCACCATTCCGCCGATCGACCAATGGGCCGACTTTATCCCCGGGCTCATCCTCTACCTGGCAGAGATGTACTGCATTCTCATGCTGTTCCTCAGCCTGTTCGTGGTTGTGCGGCCCATTCCGCCGCGCCCGTCCGTTCGGCTGCGTCCGGATGATCCGGTCCCGTTCGTCGACGTGTTCATCCCCACCTACAACGAGGACTATGACCTCCTGGCCGGCACGCTTGCCGCCGCCAAAGGCATGGATTACCCGGTCGACCGGTTCAAGGTCTGGCTGCTCGACGATGGCGCCACCGAGGCCAAGCGCAACAGCTCCGATCCCGATGCTGCTGTCGAAGCGCAGGAGCGATACGACCAGCTGCGCCAGCTCTGCGACGAACTGGGCTGCCACTACCTGACCCGCGCCCGCAACGAGCACGCCAAGGCTGGCAATCTCAATAATGGCCTTGCGCACTCCTCCGGCGAATTTGTCGCCGTGTTCGACGCCGACCATGCGCCGGCCCGGGATTTCCTCCAGGAAACCGTTCCCTATTTCGCTGGGGATCATCGCCTCTTCCTCGTGCAGACCCCGCACTTCTTCCTCAATCCCGATCCGGTGGAGCGCAATCTGCGTACCTTCGAGGTCATGCCGTCTGAAAACGAGATGTTCTACGGCATCATCCAGCGCGGGCTCGATCGCTGGAACGCGGCCTTCTTCTGTGGCTCGGCGGCGCTCCTGCGGCGCGAAGCCCTCGAAGTAACCAATGGCTTTGCCGGCCGGAGCATCACCGAAGACTGCGAGACGGCGCTCGAGCTGCACAGCCGCGGCTGGAACTCGATCTATGTCGACCGACCGCTGGTAGCGGGCCTCCAGCCAGCGACCTTCTCGAGCTTCATCGGCCAGCGCAGCCGCTGGGCGCAGGGCATGATGCAGATCATGCTGTTCAGCTTTCCGCTGTTCAAGCCGGGCCTGCGGCTGGCGCAGCGACTGGCCTATCTCTCCTCGACGATGTTCTGGCTTTTCCCGCTGCCGCGCATCATCTTCCTCTTCGCACCGCTGTTTTATCTCTTCTTCGACCTGCAGATCTTCACCGCTTCAGGCGGCGAGTTCGCGGCCTATACACTGACCTATTTCTTCGCGAACCTCGTGATGCAGAACTCGCTGTTCGGGCGCTGGCGCTGGCCGTGGATTTCCGAGCTCTACGAATATATCCAGTCGGTGCACCTTCTGGGCGCGATCCTGTCGGTGCTGCGCAACCCGTCCAAGCCGACGTTTAACGTGACGGCCAAGGACGAAAGCGTCGACACGTCGCGCCTGTCCGAACTGGCACGCCCGTTCTACCTGATCTTCCTCTTGCTCGTGATCACCGTCGGCATGACCGTCTTCAAGATCTTCAACGAGCCCTATCAGGCCGAAATCACCATGGTGGTGGGCGGCTGGAACCTCTTCAACCTGATCCTGGCCGGTTGTGCATTGGGCGTGGTTTCGGAGCGCCGCGAAGTGCGCGCCAGCCGCCGCGTCGCTGTGGAACGCCGTTGCGAAGTCCAGGGTGCCGATGGCACCTGGTCGAAGGGCACCATTGTCAATGTGTCGAGCGGTGGCCTCGCCCTGCGCCTGCCTGCAGGACCGCTCGGGCTTGCACGCGGCGCACCGACCGCGATCCGCTTTACCCCGCTGTCCGATACCGGCGGCAATGAGATGTCGGTCGTCGTGCGCTCCACCGGTTCGGAAGGGAAGGGCGCCATGCTCGGCTGCCGCTTCACGCCCCAGCGCGGCCAGGACTATCGCCTTATCGCCGATCTGCTCTACGCCAACTCCGCCACCTGGGCGCAGCGCCAGAAGTCGCGGCAGGTCAATATCGGCATCCTGCGCGGCACGGCACGCTTCCTCGGCCAGGCGCTCTATCAAACCGGACGCGGGCTTGGCTATCTCCTGCGCTTTGGCTCCAAGCGGAGTGGCGCCCATGATTGA
- a CDS encoding diacylglycerol kinase family protein, with translation MQQTLCHVLLNAKAGTASALSMTGAELAARLAERGLQAEIDDDMDKPMEGRLIRAATSAAPIVVAAGGDGTITALANAILGSDKKLGILPLGTVNALAKDLNIPLDLDLALDVLGTQACRTIDVGWVDGRVFLHKVVVGVVPELAAGREHIRGRRDLRAKLGFFLFILRRLARTKRFAVAMDLGDGETRIERVQALAVASNAYEQGVGRIFSRQRLDEGSLYVYFLSHLNIRDFFRLCSGMVMGNWQNDSELTILKTRQVTMTTRKRAMNVMFDGEVEKLATPMTFEILPNALCVVAPAAVTPDTPTADAEEVAP, from the coding sequence GTGCAACAGACTCTTTGCCACGTTCTTCTCAATGCCAAAGCAGGCACCGCCAGCGCCCTGTCGATGACCGGCGCTGAGCTCGCGGCCAGGCTGGCCGAGCGCGGCCTCCAGGCTGAAATCGACGACGACATGGACAAGCCGATGGAGGGACGTCTGATCCGGGCCGCGACCAGCGCCGCCCCGATCGTGGTCGCGGCCGGCGGTGACGGGACGATCACCGCCCTCGCCAACGCCATCCTCGGCTCGGACAAGAAGCTCGGGATCCTGCCCTTGGGTACGGTCAATGCGCTGGCCAAGGATCTCAATATCCCCCTCGACCTCGATCTGGCGCTCGACGTGCTTGGGACCCAAGCCTGCCGCACAATCGATGTGGGGTGGGTCGATGGTCGAGTGTTCCTCCACAAGGTGGTTGTTGGCGTGGTTCCGGAACTGGCAGCGGGTCGCGAACACATCCGCGGCCGCAGGGATCTGCGCGCCAAGCTGGGGTTTTTCCTCTTCATCCTCCGCCGTCTGGCGCGTACCAAGCGCTTCGCGGTGGCCATGGATCTGGGCGACGGCGAAACACGGATCGAACGGGTGCAGGCGCTGGCCGTTGCCAGCAATGCCTATGAACAGGGCGTAGGCCGCATCTTCTCACGCCAGCGTCTCGATGAGGGCAGCCTCTATGTCTATTTTCTCAGTCACCTCAATATTCGGGACTTCTTCCGCCTCTGCAGTGGCATGGTCATGGGCAACTGGCAAAATGACAGCGAACTGACCATTCTGAAGACCCGACAGGTGACCATGACGACGCGGAAACGTGCGATGAATGTCATGTTCGATGGCGAAGTGGAAAAGCTGGCGACGCCGATGACCTTTGAGATTCTTCCCAATGCGCTGTGCGTCGTCGCGCCCGCAGCAGTCACGCCCGATACGCCCACAGCTGACGCCGAAGAGGTGGCCCCATGA
- the bcsN gene encoding cellulose biosynthesis protein BcsN, protein MATLALATLLGACSTTSDGPVSEARIITPADALIIPPPGGPAIVNVASTTFPNAVRQDISLATDARTPGENKISIVRFTAKGGDGSDARLRDIPFTQVNLTQEALTAWPGTGMAVSPYFVQNAYGPFGYAIGKPPTGDTCIYAWQRISPTLKPSGAVDRGTINIRLQLCRRGASEQSLLEIMYKLRLNVAVFPPNAAPAIIGSIGNQIRPIGAAGFSEVIPSAPAPVVRRAQTVTAAPTPTATPVAIPTPPIGAPIVPSPTGTTTGTGPTVPRPPSGTVNIPSPPSTGN, encoded by the coding sequence TTGGCCACGCTTGCGCTCGCAACCCTTCTTGGCGCCTGCTCGACCACCAGTGATGGCCCGGTCAGCGAAGCGCGGATCATCACGCCTGCCGATGCGCTCATCATTCCCCCGCCGGGCGGTCCTGCCATCGTCAATGTGGCGTCCACGACCTTTCCCAATGCGGTGCGGCAGGACATCTCGCTGGCAACCGATGCCCGCACGCCGGGCGAAAACAAGATCAGCATCGTGCGCTTTACCGCCAAGGGTGGCGATGGCAGCGACGCGCGCCTGCGCGACATTCCCTTCACCCAGGTCAACCTGACCCAGGAAGCCCTGACAGCCTGGCCCGGGACCGGCATGGCGGTCTCGCCCTATTTCGTGCAGAACGCCTATGGCCCCTTCGGCTACGCCATCGGCAAACCGCCCACAGGCGATACCTGTATCTATGCCTGGCAGCGCATCAGCCCCACGCTGAAGCCATCCGGAGCGGTCGATCGCGGCACCATCAATATCCGCCTCCAGCTCTGCCGCCGGGGCGCCAGCGAGCAGAGCCTGCTCGAAATCATGTATAAGCTGCGGCTCAACGTAGCCGTCTTCCCGCCCAATGCCGCCCCGGCCATCATCGGAAGCATCGGCAACCAGATCCGGCCCATTGGTGCAGCTGGCTTCAGCGAGGTCATTCCCTCCGCTCCTGCGCCGGTCGTGCGCCGGGCGCAGACGGTGACTGCCGCGCCGACGCCCACTGCGACGCCGGTCGCGATACCCACCCCGCCGATCGGCGCCCCGATCGTGCCGTCCCCGACCGGCACGACCACCGGGACAGGCCCCACTGTTCCCCGCCCACCATCAGGCACGGTGAATATTCCCTCGCCGCCTAGCACCGGCAACTAG
- a CDS encoding glycosyl hydrolase family 8, with protein MTSNIWGAALAAMLMIQPATAASTILAEEWDSYRTAYISEAGRIVDYANNSISHSEGQGYGLILSVLAGDRATFERVWEFTETELMVRDDGLAAWRWEPEADPRVTDPNNATDGDMLIAYGLVLAGHAWNEQAYLDRATSMVRTIGHDLLTAVQDRPVILPGAVGFVSEETGAVVLNPSYWVFETIPVFAQLDPTINWNAVTESGLDILARAAETRTGIPADWVVLEGDTLVPAENFPPEFGYNGIRIPLYLMRAGLDPSYLEPFLANSDASGLRKIDVVTGAVLEPISEPGYRLIEASMKCTLTNQPIPAELAQMQATSYYAATLQLLLLDHLRRERPDCLEKGPL; from the coding sequence ATGACATCGAACATCTGGGGAGCGGCCCTTGCGGCCATGCTCATGATCCAGCCCGCAACGGCCGCCTCAACCATACTCGCCGAAGAATGGGACAGCTACCGCACCGCCTATATCAGCGAGGCTGGGCGGATCGTGGACTATGCCAATAACAGCATCAGCCACAGCGAAGGGCAGGGCTATGGCCTCATCCTTTCCGTGCTGGCGGGCGATCGGGCGACATTCGAGCGCGTCTGGGAGTTCACCGAGACCGAGCTCATGGTCCGCGACGACGGCCTTGCCGCGTGGCGCTGGGAGCCGGAGGCCGATCCCAGGGTGACCGATCCCAACAACGCCACCGATGGCGACATGCTGATCGCCTATGGCCTGGTTCTGGCGGGTCACGCCTGGAACGAACAGGCCTATCTTGATCGAGCCACCAGCATGGTCCGCACCATCGGTCATGATCTGCTGACCGCAGTGCAGGACAGGCCGGTGATCCTCCCCGGCGCTGTCGGCTTTGTCAGCGAAGAGACCGGCGCCGTCGTCCTCAACCCCTCCTATTGGGTGTTCGAGACCATCCCGGTCTTTGCCCAGCTCGACCCGACCATCAACTGGAATGCGGTCACCGAGAGCGGTCTCGATATCCTGGCGCGCGCCGCCGAAACCCGCACGGGCATTCCGGCCGACTGGGTCGTGCTCGAGGGCGACACACTTGTGCCGGCTGAAAACTTTCCGCCGGAATTCGGCTATAATGGCATCCGCATCCCGCTCTATCTGATGCGCGCCGGGCTCGATCCCTCCTATCTTGAGCCGTTTCTTGCCAATTCCGACGCCTCGGGCCTGCGCAAGATCGATGTGGTGACCGGCGCTGTGCTCGAACCCATTTCCGAGCCCGGCTATCGCCTCATCGAGGCGAGCATGAAATGCACGCTGACCAATCAACCCATCCCCGCCGAACTGGCCCAGATGCAGGCAACCAGCTATTATGCGGCGACGCTGCAATTGCTGCTGCTCGACCATCTGCGGCGAGAGCGGCCTGATTGCCTCGAGAAAGGCCCCCTCTGA
- a CDS encoding metallophosphoesterase — MKFVHLSDLHFGHHDPAAAETLAADIESLNPDLIVISGDFTQVGTKAEFEQARAFLDTLSAPVFAVPGNHDVPAINIFRRFLNPYGLYRRYIAKDTEPFLEMNGVAFLGMRTSRRARLEWNWGHGTISRSQLEDLDERFSQASPDAVRVIVAHHPVLFPTEPMMQKTKRVKRADEALATFARLGVRLVLSGHFHLSYVRRHEAPDTVTAGEPVGLRQSAVAPILVAQASSTISTRLRGEANSYNLVHITPDEIIIDVRDWNGSGWATRVRESEPAPAPAEPLVQVEPGGGER, encoded by the coding sequence ATGAAGTTCGTCCATCTCTCCGACCTGCACTTCGGGCACCATGACCCGGCGGCAGCCGAAACCCTGGCGGCCGACATTGAGAGCCTCAACCCTGATCTGATCGTCATCAGTGGCGACTTCACCCAGGTCGGCACCAAGGCGGAGTTCGAACAGGCCCGCGCCTTCCTTGATACGCTGAGCGCCCCGGTCTTTGCCGTGCCCGGCAATCACGACGTCCCGGCGATCAACATCTTCCGGCGCTTCCTCAATCCCTATGGGCTCTACCGCCGCTATATTGCCAAGGACACAGAGCCCTTTCTCGAGATGAACGGCGTTGCCTTTCTGGGCATGCGCACGTCTAGACGGGCGCGGCTCGAATGGAACTGGGGCCATGGCACGATTTCGCGAAGCCAGCTCGAGGATCTGGACGAACGCTTTTCCCAGGCCTCTCCGGATGCGGTGCGGGTGATCGTGGCGCATCACCCGGTACTGTTTCCCACCGAACCGATGATGCAGAAGACCAAGCGGGTCAAACGCGCCGACGAGGCGCTGGCGACCTTTGCCCGCCTCGGCGTGCGCCTCGTACTATCGGGCCACTTCCACCTTTCCTATGTGCGCAGGCACGAAGCGCCCGATACGGTGACCGCAGGCGAGCCGGTGGGGCTGCGTCAGTCGGCCGTCGCGCCCATTCTTGTGGCCCAGGCCTCATCGACCATTTCAACCCGCCTGCGCGGTGAGGCCAATTCCTACAATCTCGTCCACATCACCCCCGACGAGATCATCATCGACGTGCGCGACTGGAACGGCTCGGGCTGGGCAACGCGGGTGCGCGAGAGCGAGCCGGCGCCTGCCCCAGCCGAGCCTCTGGTCCAGGTCGAGCCCGGTGGCGGAGAGCGTTAG
- a CDS encoding SDR family oxidoreductase: protein MDGKIAVVTGAASGIGLATTRALLAEGATVVLVDRNATALAALTAELGDKAIAQVTDLLEPESCNAMVPDILEKIGHIDILHCNAGIYIGGDLTETTPEAIDRMLNLNVNAVMKNVHAVLPHMIGRKTGDIIVTCSVAGHFPTYWEPVYSGSKWAITSFVQGMRRQMIPHGVRVGQISPGPVVSALLADWPEENLRKARETGGLIEPEDVAEAIVFMLSRRRSVTIRDMIILPSNFDRV from the coding sequence ATGGACGGAAAAATAGCGGTCGTGACCGGCGCCGCATCGGGGATCGGCCTTGCGACCACCAGGGCTCTTCTCGCCGAGGGCGCAACAGTGGTTCTGGTGGACCGCAATGCCACGGCGCTCGCCGCGCTGACGGCGGAACTCGGCGACAAGGCCATTGCCCAGGTGACGGACCTGCTGGAGCCCGAAAGCTGCAACGCGATGGTGCCGGATATCCTTGAAAAGATAGGGCATATCGACATCCTCCATTGCAATGCCGGCATCTATATCGGCGGCGACCTCACCGAGACGACGCCCGAAGCCATCGATCGCATGCTCAATCTCAACGTCAATGCGGTGATGAAAAACGTCCATGCCGTGCTGCCCCACATGATCGGGCGCAAGACCGGCGACATTATCGTCACCTGCTCGGTGGCCGGGCATTTCCCGACCTATTGGGAGCCCGTCTATTCGGGCTCGAAATGGGCGATCACCAGTTTCGTGCAGGGCATGCGTCGGCAGATGATCCCGCATGGCGTGCGCGTCGGCCAGATTTCGCCCGGCCCCGTTGTGTCGGCTCTTCTCGCCGACTGGCCAGAAGAGAATCTGCGCAAGGCCCGGGAAACCGGCGGCTTGATCGAACCCGAAGACGTGGCCGAGGCCATTGTCTTCATGCTGAGCCGGCGCCGCAGTGTCACCATCCGCGACATGATCATCCTGCCGTCCAATTTCGACCGGGTCTGA